A window of the Microvirga terrae genome harbors these coding sequences:
- the cheB gene encoding chemotaxis-specific protein-glutamate methyltransferase CheB, with protein MTRLLIVDDSPLMRRLLGTVFTAEGSFEIAFARNGVEALEQLGEFKPDVVTLDVHMPEMDGLTCLDRIMLERPCPVVMVSSLTEEGASVTLEALDLGAVDFITKPKRAVSLEIETLAPLLIEKVRAASRARLPGSLRLAERVRLRSGLTRKPAGVVRRTARTFQPAVSTTRSAVPSAYGLVLVGASTGGPPALDTVLSGLPSDFSVPVVVAQHMPGSFTGPLARRLDKLCALDVVEVTQIMPLKAGNVYIGKGDADVIIGVRPNGPVVMAAPSLPEHRWHPSVDRLVDSAMEHFASARLIGVLMTGMGSDGADAMTRLRELGGRTIAEAEESAVVWGMPGELVRRGGAEIVVPLEQIAGRIIDTAGRA; from the coding sequence GTGACGCGACTGCTGATCGTCGATGATTCTCCTTTGATGCGGCGCCTTCTCGGCACGGTCTTTACCGCCGAGGGAAGTTTCGAGATCGCTTTCGCCCGTAACGGCGTGGAGGCTCTCGAGCAGCTTGGCGAGTTCAAGCCCGATGTGGTGACGCTCGACGTCCACATGCCGGAGATGGATGGTCTGACCTGTCTCGACCGCATCATGCTGGAGCGCCCATGTCCCGTCGTGATGGTCTCGTCGCTGACCGAGGAAGGAGCAAGCGTCACCCTCGAGGCTCTGGATCTGGGCGCTGTGGACTTCATCACGAAGCCGAAACGGGCCGTTTCGCTGGAGATCGAAACTCTCGCCCCTCTACTGATCGAAAAGGTTCGCGCCGCGTCGCGGGCGCGCCTCCCGGGCAGCCTGAGACTGGCCGAGCGGGTGCGGTTGAGAAGCGGCCTGACCAGAAAGCCCGCCGGCGTCGTCCGGAGAACGGCCCGCACTTTTCAGCCAGCAGTTTCGACAACCAGGAGCGCAGTGCCGTCCGCGTACGGGCTTGTGCTCGTCGGAGCCTCGACCGGTGGACCACCTGCCTTGGACACGGTGCTGTCGGGACTCCCGTCCGACTTTTCCGTGCCAGTGGTGGTCGCCCAGCACATGCCTGGATCCTTCACCGGACCTTTGGCACGGCGGCTCGACAAGCTCTGCGCACTGGACGTGGTCGAGGTCACGCAGATAATGCCGCTCAAGGCCGGCAACGTCTATATCGGGAAGGGCGATGCCGATGTCATCATCGGCGTTCGCCCAAACGGGCCAGTCGTCATGGCCGCGCCGTCGCTTCCGGAACACCGTTGGCATCCGAGCGTGGACCGCCTGGTCGACAGCGCCATGGAGCATTTCGCATCGGCGCGCCTGATCGGCGTTCTGATGACCGGCATGGGCAGCGACGGCGCGGACGCCATGACGCGGCTCCGGGAACTGGGTGGCCGCACGATCGCAGAAGCGGAGGAGAGCGCGGTCGTGTGGGGGATGCCCGGCGAGCTCGTGCGCCGGGGAGGGGCCGAGATCGTCGTTCCCTTGGAGCAGATTGCCGGGCGGATCATCGACACGGCCGGGCGCGCATGA
- a CDS encoding chemotaxis protein CheA, with translation MDDLLQHFVVEARELTQQATDDLLNLEREPSVAAHLDSAFRAVHTLKGSVGLFDFAPMGLALHAAEDLLGALKGARARIEIDADVIDLLLDCVGQTERWIAAIEQTGLLPPDAADEGYRLARALRSQLDGEAAPDGPAISDADGGWIEDLLAAGSRRADPLQNSVPRTAIRYTPRADCFFAGDDPLALLRSVPDLVHVRATYQAPWPPEAEIDPFACNLRLEALSTAGYEAVKAVFRFVPDQVVIFDVTGRDTAGGAEAGRDGSATREGRSAVAGSSRTLRVDAARVDRLADLVGEMVIAKNELAHVAAMSDGAGAREDLVRSVAACQATIDRLVADMHRAVMDVRMMSMREIFRRFPRAVRESAGQLGTLVEFSIEGEDVEADKSVTEGLSEPLLHVLRNAVAHGGEPEAVRLGAGKPAEVRIVLRARRDGDRLVVEVSDDGRGIDPELVRRAAHERGVAPADRIETMSDAEVTDLIFAPGFSTASDVTDLSGRGVGMDAVRSAVERLGGQVAVQSRPGHGTTIRFSLPLSVVMTKVMTVHVGSETYGIPIEGVLETAYLPASRIIPIQGAEAFVLRDRTIPLVRLTDLLRIPRGRDGEGGTKVLVMWVGGERVGIAVDGFGGRLDILMRPMAGLLAGLPGVIGTTLMGDGSVLMILDIPELIG, from the coding sequence ATGGACGATCTTCTGCAGCACTTCGTCGTCGAGGCGCGCGAACTGACTCAGCAGGCGACCGATGATCTCCTGAATCTGGAGCGCGAACCGTCGGTCGCTGCGCACCTGGACAGCGCCTTTCGCGCGGTCCACACCCTCAAAGGCTCCGTCGGCCTGTTCGATTTTGCACCCATGGGCCTCGCGCTTCACGCCGCCGAGGATCTGCTGGGCGCCCTCAAGGGCGCTCGGGCGAGGATCGAGATCGACGCCGATGTGATCGACCTTCTCCTCGACTGCGTCGGGCAGACCGAGCGCTGGATCGCCGCCATCGAGCAGACCGGGCTGTTGCCTCCGGATGCCGCAGATGAGGGATACCGTCTTGCGCGAGCGCTCCGCTCACAGCTTGATGGTGAGGCCGCGCCGGATGGTCCGGCAATTTCGGATGCGGATGGCGGCTGGATCGAGGACCTTCTGGCAGCCGGTTCCCGCCGGGCCGATCCATTGCAGAACAGCGTCCCCCGCACCGCCATCCGGTACACGCCGCGGGCCGATTGTTTCTTCGCGGGCGATGATCCCCTGGCGCTCCTGCGATCGGTCCCCGATCTCGTCCATGTCCGGGCGACCTACCAGGCGCCCTGGCCTCCCGAGGCCGAGATCGATCCCTTCGCCTGCAATCTCCGTCTCGAGGCCCTGTCCACGGCCGGGTACGAGGCTGTGAAGGCCGTATTCCGCTTCGTTCCCGATCAGGTCGTCATTTTCGATGTGACGGGGCGTGACACAGCCGGCGGCGCTGAAGCCGGACGCGATGGATCCGCAACGCGCGAGGGACGCTCCGCCGTGGCGGGCAGTTCACGGACATTGCGTGTCGATGCGGCCAGGGTCGATCGGCTGGCGGATCTCGTCGGCGAGATGGTCATCGCCAAGAACGAGCTGGCGCACGTCGCCGCCATGAGCGATGGGGCCGGGGCGAGAGAGGATCTCGTGCGGAGCGTCGCCGCGTGCCAGGCGACCATCGACCGGCTCGTCGCCGATATGCACAGAGCCGTCATGGATGTGCGCATGATGTCCATGCGTGAGATCTTTCGGCGCTTCCCGCGTGCCGTTCGCGAGAGCGCCGGCCAGCTTGGGACGCTCGTGGAGTTTTCCATAGAAGGCGAGGACGTCGAGGCCGACAAGTCCGTTACGGAGGGGCTGTCCGAGCCTCTGCTCCATGTCCTGCGCAACGCCGTCGCTCATGGGGGCGAGCCGGAGGCGGTCCGCCTCGGAGCAGGAAAGCCCGCCGAAGTCAGGATTGTCCTCAGGGCCCGCCGGGATGGCGATCGTCTCGTCGTCGAAGTGAGCGACGACGGGCGCGGCATCGACCCCGAGCTGGTGCGTCGTGCCGCTCACGAGCGGGGTGTCGCGCCGGCAGACCGTATCGAAACCATGAGCGACGCCGAAGTCACGGACCTGATCTTCGCTCCGGGGTTCTCCACCGCCTCCGATGTGACGGATCTGTCCGGCCGCGGGGTCGGCATGGACGCCGTCCGCTCGGCGGTCGAGAGGCTCGGCGGGCAGGTGGCCGTGCAGAGCCGTCCCGGGCACGGGACGACGATCCGCTTCTCCTTGCCGCTGAGCGTGGTCATGACCAAGGTGATGACGGTGCACGTCGGGTCCGAGACCTACGGCATTCCCATCGAGGGCGTTCTGGAAACCGCCTATCTGCCCGCCTCGCGCATCATTCCCATCCAGGGGGCGGAGGCTTTCGTCCTGCGCGACCGCACCATACCCCTGGTCAGGCTGACGGATCTTCTTCGGATTCCTCGGGGAAGGGATGGGGAAGGCGGCACGAAAGTTCTCGTCATGTGGGTCGGGGGCGAGAGGGTCGGCATCGCGGTCGACGGATTTGGTGGGCGCTTGGACATTCTGATGCGCCCCATGGCCGGTCTGCTGGCGGGCCTCCCGGGCGTCATCGGCACGACCCTGATGGGAGACGGGAGCGTCCTGATGATCCTCGATATCCCGGAGCTGATCGGATGA
- a CDS encoding glycosyltransferase, which produces MITVRTYDARLRCRAIWTSNQNRKSNATAGVSDICPTMRRTSRPFKPNMARERVTTLSMVAEEMPRVHTGDVEKARSAAAPPRPIAIIIGQFKHGGSERQLYTFLSYCDRNRWSPVVYVSGELGFWEEPIRKLNIPVVLLTGGPLAKMWQFRKLCIAQGAKHFFSWSSYTNVYGLALAGLAAHRVGSFRNTGFTDLPSRWRRIWAWASLAGISTAVCNSRRTKTEISQRSAPAKQVVYVPNAIQVFSDDNLRSYREAWRQKLGLSDNDVLVLGVGRVEPAKNFKRFVDVVHQVVEQVPIKAVVAGRDQGDLPAVKAHADQLGLQKFIQFPGLVPDARELICAADIFLLSSDREGMPNVVLEAMAAGVPCVSTNVGAIDDVIENGKTGFIAGMDVRALAQHVHQLAVDPALRQLFGSRARDAIKSKFQPEHIVGELWTLCEARIGR; this is translated from the coding sequence GTGATTACCGTCCGTACATATGATGCTCGTCTGCGATGTAGAGCGATCTGGACAAGCAATCAGAACCGCAAATCGAATGCGACAGCTGGCGTTTCCGACATCTGCCCGACGATGCGCCGAACGTCACGACCATTCAAGCCGAACATGGCACGGGAAAGGGTTACAACATTGTCGATGGTCGCGGAAGAAATGCCTAGAGTGCACACCGGTGACGTTGAGAAGGCGCGCTCCGCCGCAGCTCCTCCAAGACCGATAGCAATCATTATCGGGCAGTTTAAGCATGGCGGTAGCGAACGCCAGCTCTATACCTTCTTGTCGTATTGTGACCGTAACCGCTGGAGCCCGGTTGTCTACGTGTCGGGAGAACTCGGTTTCTGGGAGGAGCCGATCCGCAAACTGAATATCCCGGTCGTACTCCTGACGGGTGGCCCGCTCGCGAAGATGTGGCAGTTCAGAAAGCTTTGCATTGCCCAAGGTGCGAAGCACTTCTTCTCATGGTCTTCCTACACGAACGTCTATGGACTGGCTCTGGCCGGACTCGCTGCTCATCGGGTCGGATCGTTCCGAAATACAGGATTCACCGACCTGCCATCACGCTGGAGACGGATCTGGGCATGGGCGAGCCTGGCAGGAATATCGACAGCGGTCTGCAACTCGCGGCGGACAAAAACCGAAATATCGCAGCGGAGCGCGCCCGCGAAGCAAGTTGTCTACGTTCCGAATGCCATTCAGGTTTTTTCTGACGACAACTTGCGATCCTATCGCGAGGCCTGGCGTCAGAAGCTAGGCTTGTCCGACAATGACGTGCTCGTTCTCGGTGTCGGTCGAGTCGAACCTGCCAAAAACTTCAAGCGTTTTGTCGACGTTGTACATCAAGTTGTCGAGCAAGTTCCCATAAAGGCCGTCGTCGCAGGCCGCGATCAGGGAGATTTGCCAGCTGTCAAGGCGCACGCGGATCAGCTCGGTTTGCAGAAGTTTATTCAGTTCCCTGGATTGGTCCCGGACGCCCGCGAGCTGATCTGCGCCGCTGATATCTTCCTATTGTCGTCTGATCGAGAAGGCATGCCGAATGTCGTCTTGGAGGCCATGGCGGCTGGTGTGCCGTGTGTGTCAACAAATGTTGGCGCCATCGATGACGTGATAGAGAATGGGAAGACAGGCTTCATAGCCGGGATGGATGTGCGCGCGCTGGCTCAGCATGTGCATCAGCTGGCAGTTGATCCCGCCTTGAGACAGCTGTTCGGAAGTCGCGCACGGGACGCAATCAAGAGCAAGTTCCAGCCGGAACACATCGTGGGAGAGCTCTGGACACTGTGCGAGGCAAGAATCGGTCGCTAG
- a CDS encoding CheR family methyltransferase: MSKSSPNSSAASGKASEISLSSDEIRRLCEFLYRRTGMTFGESKRYYIERRVADRMSAAEMRTFPAYFSYLQTSESEVEHLINIFTVNETYFYREEHQLHCLGRSLLPDIVRNRKPGDLVRIWSVPCSTGEEPYSVAIWLLENWPMVDAYHIEIVGSDIDTEALLKAQEGVYGERALSRLPSHVIDRYFEPPRDDQRRLIRDLRESVKFTSVNLVDDASVAAQGRFDVVFCRNVLIYFDDGSRERTANNLYDALNPGGYLCLGHTESMSRISKRFRLRRFEDAIVYQRPEGS; encoded by the coding sequence ATGAGCAAGTCGTCGCCGAACAGCTCTGCCGCATCCGGGAAGGCGTCGGAGATCTCGCTGAGCTCGGACGAGATCCGTCGCCTGTGCGAGTTCCTCTACCGCAGGACCGGAATGACCTTCGGCGAGAGCAAGCGGTATTACATCGAAAGGCGCGTCGCTGACCGGATGTCCGCCGCGGAAATGCGCACGTTCCCGGCCTATTTCTCGTATCTTCAGACCAGCGAGAGCGAGGTCGAGCACCTGATCAACATCTTCACGGTCAACGAGACGTACTTCTACCGCGAGGAGCATCAGCTGCACTGCCTGGGCCGATCGCTCCTGCCCGACATCGTGCGGAACAGAAAGCCGGGCGATCTCGTGCGGATCTGGTCGGTGCCATGCTCGACCGGCGAGGAGCCGTACTCCGTCGCCATTTGGCTTCTCGAGAACTGGCCGATGGTGGATGCCTACCATATCGAGATCGTCGGCTCCGACATCGACACGGAGGCGCTCCTGAAAGCCCAGGAGGGCGTTTACGGGGAGCGCGCCCTGTCGCGTCTGCCGTCTCACGTGATCGATCGGTATTTCGAACCACCTCGCGATGACCAGCGCAGGCTTATCCGGGACCTACGGGAATCGGTCAAGTTCACATCGGTCAATCTGGTGGACGACGCTTCTGTCGCGGCTCAGGGCCGGTTCGACGTGGTGTTCTGTCGCAATGTTCTGATTTATTTCGACGATGGCTCCCGGGAACGCACCGCCAACAATCTCTACGATGCCCTGAATCCGGGCGGCTATCTCTGCCTCGGTCATACGGAGTCGATGAGCCGCATCTCGAAGCGCTTCAGGCTTCGCCGCTTCGAGGATGCGATCGTCTATCAACGGCCGGAGGGATCGTGA
- a CDS encoding methyl-accepting chemotaxis protein gives MALVKTTDLPGKATLRQIDGDPPVPSDQPASLKRVNSTRRAHERVRARQQKAAERIGAATEELASGVTESSSAAEELRRAMESIASGAEEAAGASQQSLSAVISLGVSFAEARRHAEATQSKTAGLQSLLIEAGAQIDASVAAVTTNAARQEAMVDVIELLEEQAIAIGDIMRTVGDISDQTNLLALNAAIEAARAGDNGRGFAVVADEVRALASASEKSAQEVQTLADGIVTEVRSVAGRIRGAAEAAAGEARTGRAVVSGLDRIRADMTLLSEGSQSILIAAIEAETAIREAQRGAEQVASAAEEQAAAAAEAQRAVQQQSVSLDQSQQTAQELAALADDLQANTAGSAAAQQVASAAEELSAAIQQLSGAAGEIMTAVDQISRGAQMQAAATQQTNAAMEQIERATAASLDSAGTSVQRIEALAGAIQENRSETLRMAEGVEQGLREMRAVIEVIGGLNEASRRIEKIVDSIALVAVQTNMLAVSGSIEAARTGEAGRGFAIVSGDIRILARDASENSDRIKEVVRQIRDQIIIVRRDLEQSASSAEAEVAKNALMAERLGAVEADVRSIRNGSAAILSGAETILSAVREVRLGTQQVAAVAEQAGNASAQAATAARQQARGAEDLAAAIEEIASLADELQIAET, from the coding sequence ATGGCACTGGTTAAGACGACCGATCTTCCGGGCAAAGCCACACTCCGTCAGATTGACGGCGATCCTCCGGTTCCGTCGGACCAACCCGCGTCCCTGAAACGGGTGAACTCAACGCGGCGGGCTCATGAGCGGGTCCGTGCCCGACAGCAGAAGGCCGCCGAGCGTATCGGGGCCGCCACGGAGGAACTGGCCAGCGGTGTGACTGAGTCCTCATCGGCTGCAGAGGAGTTGCGCCGCGCGATGGAGTCGATCGCCTCCGGGGCCGAGGAGGCGGCCGGGGCTTCGCAGCAATCCCTTTCGGCCGTCATAAGCCTCGGCGTATCGTTCGCCGAAGCCAGGCGGCATGCGGAGGCCACCCAATCCAAAACGGCCGGTCTCCAGAGCCTCCTGATTGAGGCGGGGGCTCAGATTGACGCTTCGGTGGCGGCCGTTACGACGAATGCAGCACGGCAGGAAGCGATGGTCGATGTGATCGAACTCCTCGAGGAGCAGGCGATCGCAATCGGCGATATCATGCGGACGGTCGGCGATATTTCCGATCAGACCAACCTTTTGGCACTGAACGCCGCCATTGAGGCCGCCCGGGCAGGGGACAACGGCCGCGGCTTCGCCGTCGTTGCCGATGAAGTCCGCGCGCTGGCCAGCGCGTCCGAAAAAAGCGCCCAAGAAGTCCAGACCCTGGCCGACGGCATCGTCACGGAGGTCCGGTCGGTTGCCGGGAGGATCAGGGGCGCGGCGGAAGCGGCAGCCGGTGAAGCGCGCACGGGTCGGGCCGTCGTATCGGGTCTGGACCGAATTCGCGCCGATATGACTCTTTTGTCCGAGGGCAGCCAGTCGATCCTGATCGCCGCTATCGAGGCCGAGACGGCCATTCGCGAGGCGCAGCGCGGGGCGGAGCAGGTGGCAAGCGCCGCCGAGGAGCAGGCTGCCGCCGCCGCCGAGGCTCAGCGTGCCGTGCAGCAGCAAAGCGTCTCTCTCGATCAAAGCCAGCAGACTGCTCAGGAACTGGCGGCCCTGGCCGATGATCTTCAGGCGAACACCGCAGGATCGGCCGCCGCCCAGCAGGTTGCATCTGCTGCCGAGGAACTCTCGGCCGCTATTCAGCAACTGTCCGGGGCCGCAGGCGAGATCATGACCGCAGTCGATCAGATCAGCCGGGGGGCGCAGATGCAGGCCGCCGCGACCCAGCAGACCAATGCTGCGATGGAACAGATCGAGCGGGCCACGGCTGCGTCCCTGGACTCCGCCGGCACGTCCGTCCAGCGCATCGAGGCTCTGGCCGGAGCCATCCAGGAGAACCGTTCGGAGACGCTGCGGATGGCCGAAGGCGTCGAACAGGGTCTGCGGGAAATGCGGGCCGTCATCGAAGTGATCGGCGGTCTCAACGAGGCCAGCCGACGCATCGAGAAGATCGTCGACAGCATCGCTCTCGTCGCGGTCCAGACCAATATGCTGGCCGTGAGCGGCTCCATCGAGGCAGCGCGAACCGGGGAGGCGGGGCGCGGCTTCGCGATCGTCTCTGGGGATATCCGCATTCTGGCCCGCGATGCATCCGAGAACAGCGATCGTATCAAGGAGGTGGTTCGCCAGATCCGGGATCAAATCATCATCGTCCGCCGCGATCTGGAGCAAAGCGCATCAAGTGCAGAGGCGGAGGTTGCCAAGAACGCCCTGATGGCCGAGAGGCTGGGGGCGGTCGAGGCGGATGTCAGATCGATCCGGAATGGCAGTGCGGCCATTCTGTCCGGGGCAGAGACGATCCTCAGCGCCGTTCGTGAGGTCAGGCTCGGGACCCAGCAGGTTGCGGCAGTGGCCGAACAGGCCGGAAACGCATCCGCGCAAGCTGCCACCGCGGCCCGGCAGCAGGCGCGCGGCGCAGAGGATTTGGCCGCCGCCATCGAGGAGATCGCCTCCCTGGCGGATGAGCTCCAGATCGCGGAGACGTGA
- a CDS encoding phenylacetate--CoA ligase family protein yields MRGAKIMGNWRRPILGFYDTHVTRNPVPNHVAFLSDFYTWPITQRRSTQAQQLKQLLIHAARSVPYYEDLLRQAGVVDGDHVDLTRFSQIPELTRDHLHNEFERLKSRDYSTRPWYKNGSGGSSGIPVVVLQDRFYDEIGRSTQVMLQRWAGWDSGEPYVTLWGSERDVLLGTSGWRNRLSNFIRNKTFLNSWCMSQLDLERYAKIMQQVRPVMIEAYAESVYELARYINDHGIKITSVRGVVTSAGTLYPFIRNEVEKAFGCSVLNRYGSREVGTFAGERVAGEGMDVFTYTHLVEVVNERGEPCKPGEEGDVLVTCMTNYTMPIIRYRIGDRAVVGALTEYPTPSVEKLQTVTGRIMDTFVRADGSTVPGNFFMHFLGKVHNDGWLKKTQVIQTDYNSILIKLITEATPPACALEDIRTSFQRVMGDGCNVEFELVDSIPPLASGKYRYAVSLVKHPRMCHNYPLSSFVNEDKMAS; encoded by the coding sequence ATGAGAGGCGCGAAGATCATGGGGAATTGGCGTAGGCCTATCTTGGGGTTTTACGACACGCATGTCACACGCAACCCTGTTCCGAACCATGTTGCCTTTCTGTCCGATTTTTATACGTGGCCGATCACGCAGCGGCGTTCGACCCAAGCTCAACAGCTCAAGCAATTGTTGATCCATGCTGCTCGCAGCGTACCATACTACGAGGATTTGCTGCGCCAGGCCGGCGTTGTTGACGGTGATCACGTTGACCTGACACGTTTTTCTCAGATTCCGGAATTGACGCGCGATCATCTGCACAACGAGTTCGAGCGTCTGAAGAGTCGGGATTACAGCACACGCCCCTGGTATAAGAACGGCTCGGGCGGAAGTTCTGGAATTCCCGTCGTCGTGCTGCAGGACCGGTTTTATGACGAGATTGGTCGATCGACCCAGGTGATGCTGCAGCGCTGGGCTGGCTGGGATTCGGGCGAACCCTACGTGACGCTTTGGGGTTCAGAGCGTGATGTGTTGCTCGGAACGTCGGGCTGGCGAAACAGGTTGTCCAACTTCATACGCAACAAGACCTTCCTGAATTCATGGTGCATGAGCCAACTGGACCTAGAGCGGTATGCCAAGATCATGCAGCAGGTTCGGCCCGTTATGATCGAAGCCTACGCCGAGAGCGTCTATGAACTGGCTCGCTACATCAATGATCATGGTATCAAAATTACAAGTGTCAGAGGTGTCGTCACCAGCGCCGGTACGCTTTACCCATTCATTCGAAATGAAGTTGAGAAAGCTTTTGGCTGTTCTGTCCTCAACCGGTATGGTTCGCGCGAGGTCGGTACTTTCGCCGGAGAGCGGGTCGCGGGCGAAGGAATGGACGTCTTTACCTACACACATCTGGTCGAGGTGGTGAACGAGCGCGGCGAGCCCTGCAAACCGGGCGAAGAGGGCGACGTGCTTGTCACATGCATGACGAACTATACGATGCCGATCATACGCTATCGCATCGGTGATCGGGCGGTTGTCGGCGCATTGACGGAATACCCCACGCCGTCGGTGGAGAAGCTGCAGACGGTGACGGGGCGCATCATGGATACCTTTGTGCGCGCGGACGGCTCGACGGTTCCTGGAAATTTCTTCATGCACTTCCTCGGAAAGGTTCACAACGACGGTTGGTTGAAGAAAACTCAGGTCATCCAGACCGATTACAACTCCATACTGATCAAGTTGATCACGGAGGCAACTCCACCCGCTTGTGCTCTCGAAGACATCCGCACATCGTTCCAGCGCGTGATGGGAGATGGCTGCAATGTCGAATTCGAGCTCGTAGACTCGATTCCGCCACTGGCATCCGGCAAGTATCGTTATGCCGTATCTCTCGTGAAGCATCCCAGGATGTGCCACAACTACCCGCTGAGTTCCTTCGTGAACGAAGACAAGATGGCGTCCTGA
- a CDS encoding chemotaxis protein CheW, which translates to MAEKAPSPASQALLTVEVDGERFAFPASDVAEVIRPPAVSRVPLAPSSLVGVANLRGLVLPVVSLRSLMGRPAGSSVPTRVVVVDRGAPIGFEIDKVASWGASGVEGAPDTDSSTSASAHIDLDALLSRNFGHYRGRVHHGREPTVPGARETSLTAPDEVALVCFAVSGQDFALPLDSVHEIVAVPSGSVAVPQADSVMLGVVSRRGHLMPLVSLRGLLGLPLGRHDDARSRVVVARVGDALVGLVADGIKEVLRLPSGDMDPVPAILTRGAAEAKIQRICRLDGGRRLVSVLSTDNLFRDQALAELVAPQMETNPEMSSPDASPNCDEQFIVFQLGDEEYGLPIAAVEEVVRAPDTLSRLPRAPTFIEGVMNLRGRVVPVIDQRRRFEIEGAGEGRRERIVVVTIDDLQAGFIVDAVSEVLRIPQDQLRPTPELAAGEGQTVHRIANIETEGRMILLLDPHELLDRAEKDLIASFSSDHLDRVDP; encoded by the coding sequence ATGGCCGAGAAGGCCCCTTCGCCGGCCAGCCAGGCACTTCTGACGGTGGAGGTGGATGGCGAGCGCTTTGCGTTTCCCGCCTCAGACGTCGCGGAGGTGATACGCCCGCCGGCCGTCTCCCGCGTGCCGCTCGCACCATCGAGCCTCGTCGGGGTTGCGAATCTGCGCGGCCTTGTCCTGCCGGTCGTTTCGCTGCGCAGCCTGATGGGACGTCCGGCAGGTTCCTCCGTGCCAACCCGTGTGGTCGTGGTCGATCGCGGTGCGCCGATCGGGTTCGAGATCGACAAGGTGGCGTCTTGGGGGGCGAGCGGTGTCGAAGGCGCGCCTGATACCGACAGCTCGACGAGCGCATCGGCGCATATTGACCTCGATGCCCTTCTGTCCCGCAACTTCGGGCATTACCGCGGACGCGTGCATCACGGCCGTGAGCCCACGGTGCCGGGTGCTCGGGAAACGAGCCTAACGGCTCCCGACGAGGTGGCTCTGGTCTGCTTTGCCGTGTCCGGCCAGGACTTTGCGCTGCCGTTGGATTCTGTCCATGAGATCGTGGCCGTCCCCTCGGGCAGTGTCGCGGTTCCGCAAGCCGATTCCGTGATGCTGGGCGTCGTGTCCCGGCGCGGGCATCTGATGCCGCTCGTGTCGCTTCGCGGACTTCTCGGTCTTCCCCTAGGTCGGCACGATGATGCCAGATCCCGTGTCGTGGTCGCACGGGTCGGCGACGCATTGGTGGGCTTGGTGGCTGACGGCATCAAGGAAGTCCTGCGACTTCCTTCAGGAGACATGGATCCTGTGCCGGCAATCCTGACCCGCGGCGCGGCGGAGGCCAAAATCCAACGCATCTGCCGCCTTGACGGCGGTCGGCGGCTTGTATCGGTCCTCTCGACTGATAACCTCTTTCGCGATCAGGCCTTGGCTGAACTCGTCGCGCCTCAGATGGAGACGAATCCAGAAATGAGCAGCCCTGATGCTTCTCCCAACTGCGACGAGCAGTTCATCGTCTTCCAACTCGGAGACGAGGAATACGGGCTGCCGATCGCGGCGGTCGAGGAGGTGGTCCGCGCTCCCGACACCCTATCTCGTCTGCCAAGGGCGCCGACGTTCATCGAGGGTGTCATGAACCTGCGTGGGCGTGTCGTGCCGGTGATCGACCAGCGGCGACGCTTCGAGATCGAAGGGGCCGGCGAAGGGCGGCGCGAGCGGATCGTCGTCGTCACGATCGACGATTTGCAGGCAGGTTTCATCGTCGACGCGGTATCGGAGGTGCTGAGGATTCCCCAAGACCAGCTTCGCCCGACACCTGAACTCGCAGCGGGCGAAGGCCAGACTGTCCACCGCATTGCCAACATCGAGACGGAGGGGCGCATGATCCTCCTGCTCGATCCGCACGAGCTTCTGGACCGGGCGGAGAAGGACTTGATCGCTTCCTTCAGCAGCGATCATCTCGATCGGGTCGACCCGTGA